CGAGAGGCGCTTACTCTTTCGAACTCCTTCTATGCCAATGAACTTGAACACTGGAAGGTGAGCTTTGAGGCCGCTACTGCGCTTCCTGAAGACTCGAACTGGTAGCCGGGTGGAACTCACGGGAGAAGTCCGTGTCGACGAGGCACCCGAGCAGGACATGGCGGCGGTGTCATACGTGCCCAATGAGCTGCTGTCTCGGCTGGTTGGAATCAGGATGTACTCGGTCGAGTTCGTGCTCAACGACTACGTGCAGTTGCGTTTCGACGGTGAACCCAAGGCCGACGGCCCGATCGTTCTGAACAGTTATGTGTGGCCGGTTGTGGAATCGGCCGGTCGTTCGTGGCGTGAGCCCGAACTTGGCTACGCAGACGCACTACGCCGGCTGACCCCTGGGACTGTGGTCTCCACCGGCGAGGCAACAGGTACAGGGATACGCATTGAGCTCGATACGGGGACCGTGGTGATTCACCCCGCGGTTGATGAGGTCTATGTCGAGATTGCTATGCTCATCGGCTTTGAAGATCGGTCCTGGATGGTCTGGCGCCCTGGCGAGGAGAGCTTCGAGGACCTGCACTAGCTGCAAAAGAACTTGCTCATCCGTGAAAGCGTGACTGGCATTTGCAGAGAGCTAGTAGGGGCTGGTCTGTTTCTTGGCTTTCTGGCCTCTGGCCGTGGCGAGAAAAACAGCCACGCCGAGGATGAACGAAGTAGAGATCGCGGCGGCCGCTGGGATATTCCCGTTAACCCACAGCGCCGCAAAAAGCGAGAATGCCGCAACAGCCAGTCCTGAGAGTATCGAAAAGGTCATCGTCTTGCCGTTTGTCCCCATGCGCCCAGTGTAGGGCACCCCTGAGAGCTGGCAGGCATCTGTTTTGCCTTTACCTGATGACGTGGTTTCGAGCAGCCGACCATCCAAGCGCGGCTGTACTTAGGACCGTCGTGCAGGAGGGTCCGGAGCGCGTTGCGACTTCGCGGACGCAGGACGATTGACCCAAAGCGACTGACTATCTGCCGGTCAGAGACGTTGCCCGTTCTAACGTGAGCTGGCGCTGACTCGCTTCGAAGAAGACCGCGACAGACCCCTGACTCCGAAATAAATAAATAGGGCTGCCCAACCGATAGCTACGGCGGCTGTCGCATAAGTCCACCAGCCGTCCGGGTTGGCAATGAGGAACACGCCGATTACGGCAGCGGCAAGACTCAATACGAGCATGGCCCAACCGTAGGCGCGAGGTGCCGGTTTGGCTGTGACATCCAAGTTCTCACACATAGCTACGAGTCTTGTGATGGTGCTTGAAGGCATGGTGCGTTTCACTGCCATGGGCTACAGCGATGCTCCTGGTCCCGTGATCCCACACGTGTGCTGGAGCAAATGCGCCGGGTATGAGCAACTGGCCTCGGTGTCTGAGGACGGAAAATTGTCGATCCGCGTCGGCCCGGCGTTTCAGGCCGTGCTGGAAGCAGTGATGTCCGGCGACTGAGCCTTTCACCGTCCCGTTCACCTGAGTGTCGGTTACGGATAGGGCGCATGGCGGGGCAGTAATTGCACGGCATTCGCCAACACCGATGGGTATTTCGCGTCACGAAACGCTTCATCGGAGCACTTTGTCAACATGCGTGCTGACGATGAACCTGATGTGCCCTGGACCCCTCCTGACCCTGGGCTGTCCACTTCGGAACTGGCGGAGACGGCTCCCATCCTTGCGGCGAAGCTGGCCCGGCTGCCGCCGGAGCAACTCGCAATGATCTTCCCGCCGGAGAATTCTGTCGGCCCTGTATGACACAGTCTTTATATGACTGCTCCACTGCTTGCCCACGCTACTGACTACGGCCGGATGTATGCCCGCTCTACCACGGAGCAATTTTCGGTTCCCTCCATCACCACGGTGATCGGACAACAGGCCCACTCGCTGGACGGTTGGTTCAGCTACATGGGTGCGAGCAGTCTCGCTGCGGATCCGGAGCTTCCGGCGATTCTTGGCAGCCCGGCCAAAACCCGCCAAGCGATTAACAAGGCGGCCAAAGCTGCTGAGGTGTATAGGGACGCGGCAGCAGCACGAGGCGACCGTGTGCACACGTACTGCGAGCAGGTTGCCTTGCGTGCTCTGGGACGTCCGCACCGCATGCAGGAATGCCGGGACGACCTCGCAGCCCATGGTGAGGAGGCATTTGCCGCCCGTTTCGATGAGTGGTGGGAGCTGTACCGGGTGGAGCCGTTGGCCCCGGAGATCACCGTGTGGAACAAGACTGTGGGCTACGCCGGGACACTTGACCTTGTAGCCCGGATCAATGGGCGTATCTGCCTGATCGACTACAAGACCAAAGGCACTACGCGGGATGGAACGGTCAAGTCCCTGGATGACAAAGTGGTCATGCAACTCGCGGCCGGAATGAAGGCGGAGGAAAGCCTGGTCGATCCCGTTGCCGGTGAATGGGAACCGTGGAAATACGGAGAGAATCCCATGCTGCTCGCCGTAGCCATCGGAGAGACCGAAGTCAGGCCGATGCGGGCCAACCCGGAAATCCTCAAGCACCATTGGTGGAAGTTCTGCGCGCTTCGCCGCGTCTGGGAAATGTCGGCAGACGTCTCTGCGGCGGGACAAGCACTGTTGCCCATTGCTCCGCCGGTGTTCGCAGCGGTCGGTGCCGGAGCCGCAAACAGCAGCAGCGGCGAATGACCTCAACTAAACTGGCTTAGGCTCCGCAACACCCGGAGCCGGGTTTGACGATAGTGAGGACTGACAGCACATGGCAATTTTGAGTATCCGAATCATCGGGGATCCGGTGTTGCGCACCGTAGCGGACCCCGTCACCGATTTCGGTCCGGAGCTCGCCAAGCTGGTAGCTGACATGACGGAAACCATGGAGGACGTGGAGGGTGCAGGCCTCGCCGCACCTCAGATCGGCGTCAGCCAGCGCGTTTTTACTTACCGCATTGGGGGAGTGGAAGGCCACATCATCAACCCTGTCCTGGAAAACAGCGATGACTTCCAGCCGGATGAAGTAGAGGGTTGCCTCTCGATCCCCGGCTTGGGCTTCCCGGTCCGCCGTTTCCGGACAACCAGGGCCACCGGCGTTGATTTGAATGGCAACCCGGTCTCGGTGGAAGCCGAGGGCATGCTTGCCCGGTGTTTCCAGCACGAGACGGACCACCTT
Above is a genomic segment from Arthrobacter sp. YN containing:
- the def gene encoding peptide deformylase, which encodes MAILSIRIIGDPVLRTVADPVTDFGPELAKLVADMTETMEDVEGAGLAAPQIGVSQRVFTYRIGGVEGHIINPVLENSDDFQPDEVEGCLSIPGLGFPVRRFRTTRATGVDLNGNPVSVEAEGMLARCFQHETDHLDGILYTDRLEGEDRKAALRAIRNANYHAITEKTTSQRATSVGSSFGGGSFGAPE
- a CDS encoding cytochrome → MTAPLLAHATDYGRMYARSTTEQFSVPSITTVIGQQAHSLDGWFSYMGASSLAADPELPAILGSPAKTRQAINKAAKAAEVYRDAAAARGDRVHTYCEQVALRALGRPHRMQECRDDLAAHGEEAFAARFDEWWELYRVEPLAPEITVWNKTVGYAGTLDLVARINGRICLIDYKTKGTTRDGTVKSLDDKVVMQLAAGMKAEESLVDPVAGEWEPWKYGENPMLLAVAIGETEVRPMRANPEILKHHWWKFCALRRVWEMSADVSAAGQALLPIAPPVFAAVGAGAANSSSGE